GTAAGAAGTAGCGCTGGAACCGACCGTAGCTATCTGGGTGTAACTGCCGCTGACCACTTTGCGGTCTATCTTAAAACCGTCTTCATTATTGGCATGGTCGGTCCAGTTCAGGTTTACCCTTGACGATGTCACCGCGGTGGAAATAAGACTGGTCGGCGCACCGGGCAGAGTCGGCGCCGGGGTAGTCAGGCTTATCTCGTTGGAATAAGAACTGTCACCGGCCGTGTTGTAACCGCGCACGCGATAGGAGTAATTGGTCGAAGCTGACGCCCGGCTGTCCGAATATGACCGCACATCCGGCCCGACTGTAGCCAGCTGGTCATAAGAACCGGCGCCGATTTTGCGCTCAATCTTATAGCCTTCTTCATTGTCGGCATTATCCACCCAGGTAACATTGACCTGGCTGGAAGAAACGACTATGCCAACCAGGCTAGTCGGCGCATCCGGAAGGCTCGGAGCCGGAGTAGTCGCATAGGCCTCATTGGAGTAATCGCTCTCGCCGGATGAGTTATAATTACGCACCCGATAGTAATAAGTGGTGGATGAGGTCAAACCGGAATCGACGAAAGATGTGGCATTAACCGGCAATACCGCAACCAGCGCGTAAGAGCCGGCGCCAATCTTGCGCTCGACCTTGTAACCGTCCTCATTATTGGCATGATCGGTCCAGGTCAGGTTTATCCGCGCCGAAGAAGCCGAACCAGCCACCAGACTAGTCGGCGGATTGGGCATGGTCAAAGAAAGAGTGGTGGCCGATGATTCAGCCGAATAGCCGCTGTCCCCAGCCGAGTTATAAGCGCGCACGCGGAAATAATAGGTGGTGTTATCCAAAAGCCCGGAGTTTATATAATTCCTGACATTGGGCAAAACAGTCGTAACCTGCGCCCAGGTGCCGAACATACCGGTCTTGCGCTCAACCTTGAAAAGGTCCTCATTATTCGAATTATCGGTCCAGCTCAGGTTTATGGTCGAATAGCTATTAGCCACCGCCAACAGTTCTGTCGGCGCGCCGGGAAGGGTCTGTGCAATGGTCGTGGCGTTGGTCTCGGTGGTATACGCGCTGTCGCCGGCGGCGTTGTAAGCACGAATTTGATAGTAATAATTGGTCGAAGGCGTCAGGCTGGCATCAGAATAAGAGGTCACATTGGCCCAAATCACCGCCACCTGGGCATAAGTCCCGCCGGCTCCGGTCTTGCGCTCTACCTTAAAACCGTCTTCGTTATCAGCGTTATCAGTCCAGGAAACGTTTATCTGCACCGCAGACACGGCCACGGAAGCCGGCACGGACGGCGCCAGCGGCGGAATGCCTGATTTGAAAGGAGAATGCGGATAAAAACCGGAACTGGAACCGCTTCGACCGCTTTTCGGGAAGTAATTACAGCCGCCCTCTCCTCCATATGACAGCATTACAATAGTACCAACCAGAAAAATGAATAACACTCCATACATCTTAGTTTTCATATTTTTGCCCTTTCTTGTGTTTGCTGCAGATTTTACACTTATTTAATATTATATAATTTTAGGAACAAGAGAACAAAGCTTTCCAAATTTGTCAATAAAATCTTATCGGCAGCGCCATATCCGATATTGAATAAAATAATCTTGACAAGCGCGCCGGTGGTCACATAATGAAGTTATGAAAACACGAAAGCTCTGGATAGGCAAGGTCCCGGTGGGCGGCGGAACTCCGGTCTCGGTACAGACCATGACCAAAACTCCGACCGAGGACATCAGAGCAACCGTCCGCCAGATACACGAACTGGAAGCCCTGGGCTGCCAAATTGTCCGCTTTGCCATTCCACGCTTGAGCTCGGCACAGGCCATCGCGCCTATCAAGAAGCAGATACACATCCCCATCGAAGCGGATATACATTTCAACCCCAAACTGGCCCTGGAATCCATCAAGAGCGGCGCTGATTCCATCCGGCTTAACCCCGGCAATGTCACCGACAAGGAAGCCATAAAAGAAATAGTCAAGCAGGCCAAAGCCAAACATATCCCCATCAGAGTCGGGGTTAATTCCGGCTCGGTGGCCGGATGGGCCAAAAGGTCAACCGCCAGCCGCAAGAAACTAGAGGTTTGGGAAGAAATGGTCCAAGCCGCACTGGCCTATTCCCAATATCTAGAGTCGCTCAAATTCCGTGATATAATGGTCTCGCTCAAAGCGTCGGATGTGCCCTCAACCGTCAAGGCCTACCGTAAGATTGCCAAGCTGTGCGATTATCCACTGCATTTGGGCGTGACCGCGGCCGGGCCGTTGGAAGACTCCATCGTCAAATCGGCCATCGGCATCGGGTCCCTGCTGCTGGACGGCATCGGCGACACCATCAGAGTTTCCATTACCGGCTCGCCTCACGACGAGGTCCGGACCGCATACCAAATACTCGAAGCCGCCGGGCTGCGGAAACCAAAGCTGGAAATAATCTCCTGCCCCACCTGCGGCCGGTGCGAAATAAACGTGGTTAAATACGTGACCCAATTCAAAAAGCTGGTAAACTCCAAGACCGGACTGACAAGCAAACTCCGCCGACCGGTCAAGGTCGCGATAATGGGCTGTGTCGTCAACGGGCCGGGCGAGGCCAAGGAAGCCGACATCGGCGTGGCCGGCGGACGCGGATTTGCCTTCTTATTCAAACACGGACAGAAAATAAGGCAGATAACCCCCGGTAAAATCATCACTTCACTGGTGGATGAACTAAACAGATTCTAGTTCGGATGCCAAAGTATAGTTTTATTTCCGCCTGCCCTGAATCCGGCATGTCTTGATGCACTGGTTGGCTTCGCGTATCTTAGTCTGAAGTGTCTTGCTGGTCGGGTCCAAATCCTGAGCCTCGGTATATTTCTGAACCGCCTGGCTAAACTGCTTGGCGGCCAGGTCGTTCTCCTTGTCAAAGTTATTATCCCGCTTGAAGGTATTCTGCAGATGCGTCATAGCCTCGTTATAAATCTTATCGCCTTCGCTTATAAGCGCGCTTAACCGCTGTTTCCGGAGCGTAGCCGCGTCCGGTTCGGGCGGTTTCTCGGGTTCCTTGGGTTTGTCCGGTATCTGAATTCTCAATTTCTCTTTGGGCAAGGTATGACGTGAAGGCGTATCATCCACCTTGACCGGCTCTTTCTTCTCTTCGGCCTTAGCGCCTTTGTCAGCATCATCTGCTTTGGCAATATCACTTGCCAGCTTTGGCTTGGGCCGACCCATATTGCGCAGGATTTCCTTGGTTCCGGCGATTATCTCGTCTTTGGGCAGGTTATAGGTCTTCTGGCTTTCATAGATGCCCCAGGCAAACCCAACCGAACTGACCATAAGGCATGTCAAAAATAATATCAGAGCATTGAGCATACATTTTAATATATATCACCCATCACATTATGTCAACTATATTTTAATTTGGCCGAACGCCATCGCTCCATCTAAATTAGTTGACAGCCCTGCTGATTTGACTATCTTATCTTCTATGACCAACCAAGCTGAAGAAACCAAAGGCCGCATCCTGGTCGTCGATGATGAGGAAAGCATCTGCACGGTGCTGGAAGTGGTCCTCAGGAACGAGGGCTACGAGGTAACCACCACTACCGACGGCTACGAAGGGCTCAAGCTTTTCAAAGAATCATATCCCGACCGGCCCTACGACCTGATTATCCAGGACATCAAAATGCCGGAGATAAGCGGCCTGACGCTGCTCGGCAAATTCCAGGAAATAAACCCCGAGGTCATCGTCCTGATAATCACCGCCTTTTCCAGCTATCAGGTAGCCGTAGAAGCAATGCGGCTGGGTGCGTATGACTATATCCAGAAGCCGTTTGATAACGAGCTGGACCTGAAGCCGACCATTCAACGGGCCGTGCACATGAAACGCCTGATGACCATGGCCAAAACCGCTTATAAGGACGAAGAAGTCGGGGTCAACCCGTTCAAGATTATCGTAGGCACCTCGCCGGAGATGAAGAAAATTTACGACCTGATACGCCGGGTGGCCCAGACCGACAGCACCGTCATAATCCAGGGCGAAAGCGGCACCGGCAAGGAGCTGGTCGCCCGGGCGCTTCATTACCAGTCAGCCCGGATGTCAGAACTGTTCCTGACCGTCAACTGCGGCGCATTCACCGAGACCCTGCTGGAAAGCGAACTATTCGGACACATCAAGGGTTCGTTCACCCACGCCATAAGCGATAAGAAAGGACTGCTCGAGGTGGCCGACAAAGGCACCTTCTTCCTGGACGAGGTCAGCGAACTCTCGCCCGCCCTGCAGGTCAAACTGCTCCGGGTCATCGAAGCCCGTGAATTCAAGCCGGTCGGCAGCGTCGAGACCAAGAAGTCCGACGTCCGCTTCATCACCGCCACAAATGTCAACCTCGAAGACCAGGTCAAAAAAGGGTTGTTCCGGGAAGACCTGTTTTACCGGCTCAACGTCATAAACATCCACCTGCCGCCCTTAAGGGAACGGTCCAGCGACATCCCGCTCCTGGCCGGCCACTTCCTGGGTAAGTATGCCCGGATGATGAAAAAGGATATAAAGGGATTCGATACCGAAGCGCTGGAAACATTGATGCTCTACCACTGGCCGGGCAACATCCGCGAGTTGGAAAACTCCGTCCAGCGGGCCGTAGCCCTGAGCCAAGGCGCGCTTATCAAGCCGGATGATTTGAACCTGAAACTCCAGCCGCTGGGCCTTAATAAGGAAATGGGCGAACCGGTGCTGATGGGCGCGGACGGCGGCGGGGTAAACATCAATATGGAAGAAAAAATGACCGAGATAGAAAAAGCCTATATCGAAAAAGCCCTCAAACTGACCAACGGCAACCTGACCGAAGCGGCCAAACTCCTAGGCACCACATACCGGACTCTAAGGTATAAAGCCAAGAAGTACAACATCACCCCATAGATTCACCGCAAAACACGACTCTATAAACTTTTTAAACTCCACAAACTCTTTTAAACCCCATATATGCCATCATATTACCCCAAATCCATGTCCAATCGCTCCAATTGTATGTCCAACTGCTCTGGTTGTAGATGCAACTGCTCCGGTTGTAGATACAACTGCTCTGGTTGTAGATGCACTATCTATAATAATATGCGAGTCAAAATGCCCTATTTTGCCGCTTTGGGGCTGATGACCACATCCTTTTTGGGGTCGGCGTTGTCGTCCTGAAGGTCTACCCCAACGCTGTAAAGGAAGAGTTCCCCGTCCTTGTCCACCCGGTAGATGAACGGCTTATCGCTAAACGGGTTCAGAGGCACTGCCGGTATGATTTCCGGCGCCAGCTTATCCAGTGTTTCCGGATACGACCCGTGCCTGAGCTTGTATAATTTAAGTGCGGTTAGTATGTATATACCCTCCCTTGAGCAAATTAGTCTCGTTCTTTTCTCAGGAAGGGATGAAATACCGGAAAGTATTATTTCTTCTTGACTTGATGGTCTACATGATGCTTCAAGCTTGTTTAACTTATCCCTTATCTCAACATAAGACCCAACTGCTAAATTTGCTACCTTGTCCTTTATTTCTATATTATATTCCCAGAGATCAACATAATTTGTTCTATTCAACCATACACCATCAGCCAAAAGCATTGCGTATTTTTTAGGAGTAAATCCCATATTCATTACATTTTTCTTAAATATCACTCCTGTAAAAACAATCTCGGATTCACATGTATCTCGGAAAGAAGGGTAAAACTCCAACAACAATTTAATTCTTTTAGCCAAATCGCTTAGCTACTCATCAGAAAGTTTATCAGCTAACAATAATCTTTGA
The genomic region above belongs to Candidatus Brocadiia bacterium and contains:
- a CDS encoding sigma-54 dependent transcriptional regulator codes for the protein MTNQAEETKGRILVVDDEESICTVLEVVLRNEGYEVTTTTDGYEGLKLFKESYPDRPYDLIIQDIKMPEISGLTLLGKFQEINPEVIVLIITAFSSYQVAVEAMRLGAYDYIQKPFDNELDLKPTIQRAVHMKRLMTMAKTAYKDEEVGVNPFKIIVGTSPEMKKIYDLIRRVAQTDSTVIIQGESGTGKELVARALHYQSARMSELFLTVNCGAFTETLLESELFGHIKGSFTHAISDKKGLLEVADKGTFFLDEVSELSPALQVKLLRVIEAREFKPVGSVETKKSDVRFITATNVNLEDQVKKGLFREDLFYRLNVINIHLPPLRERSSDIPLLAGHFLGKYARMMKKDIKGFDTEALETLMLYHWPGNIRELENSVQRAVALSQGALIKPDDLNLKLQPLGLNKEMGEPVLMGADGGGVNINMEEKMTEIEKAYIEKALKLTNGNLTEAAKLLGTTYRTLRYKAKKYNITP